One stretch of Streptomyces sp. 135 DNA includes these proteins:
- a CDS encoding PspC domain-containing protein, whose translation MTDQQPAETETEAAIRDALRDAYGAPDAPAAGHGPGLPVEERKFRRDRRHRRLGGVCAGLGRHCDMDPVIFRIGVAVLAITSGLGLVFYGFAWLLVPYEDEEENEARRLLSGRVDGQALTAVLFALVGCGVFLTLLNNGGALTFAAVLTLLLAGAGYWSQQRGTPDSDPVAAQAAADAPPEAKAPPVASSPSWWRDPIVKDGTHDGLSGYFWGPEGLDIAYQPTGHQGVPRAEPAAAPPPKPRGPRWIGGWVFLLALVAGGFGTGLTWESQPLGTTLQTGLACALAVFGLGIAISAFLGRTGAGSIVLAVLTAGLLAATAALPKNITTHYARTHWIPATAADVRPQYELGLGTGTLDLSKIDIGKGRTLETSAEAGAGDLRVIVPKDATVRLHAEVGVGDIVLPNDKGKDLDIAPGREKKVTLKPPTGGKDGGTLDLRLEVGVGQAKVTRATS comes from the coding sequence ATGACAGATCAGCAGCCCGCCGAGACGGAGACCGAGGCCGCCATCCGCGACGCCCTGCGCGATGCGTACGGCGCGCCGGACGCTCCCGCGGCCGGTCATGGGCCGGGCCTGCCCGTGGAGGAGCGCAAGTTCCGCCGCGACCGTCGGCACAGAAGGCTCGGCGGCGTGTGCGCGGGGCTCGGGCGGCACTGCGACATGGACCCGGTGATCTTCCGCATCGGCGTCGCGGTCCTCGCCATCACGAGCGGCCTCGGCCTGGTCTTCTACGGCTTCGCCTGGCTCTTGGTGCCGTACGAGGACGAGGAGGAGAACGAGGCGCGCAGGCTCCTCTCCGGCCGGGTCGACGGCCAGGCGCTGACGGCCGTGCTCTTCGCGCTCGTCGGCTGCGGCGTCTTCCTCACCTTGTTGAACAACGGCGGGGCACTCACCTTCGCCGCCGTCCTGACCCTGCTCCTCGCGGGCGCGGGGTATTGGTCGCAGCAGCGCGGCACCCCGGACTCGGACCCGGTCGCCGCACAGGCCGCGGCGGACGCCCCGCCCGAGGCGAAGGCCCCGCCCGTCGCCAGCAGCCCTTCCTGGTGGCGTGACCCGATCGTCAAGGACGGCACACACGACGGACTCTCCGGCTACTTCTGGGGACCGGAGGGCCTCGACATCGCCTACCAGCCGACGGGCCACCAAGGCGTGCCCCGGGCCGAACCGGCTGCCGCCCCGCCGCCCAAGCCGCGCGGGCCGCGGTGGATCGGCGGCTGGGTGTTCCTCCTCGCCCTGGTCGCCGGTGGTTTCGGCACCGGCCTGACCTGGGAGAGCCAGCCCCTCGGCACGACGCTTCAGACCGGCCTGGCCTGCGCGCTCGCGGTGTTCGGTCTCGGCATCGCGATCAGCGCCTTCCTGGGGCGCACGGGGGCGGGTTCGATCGTGCTCGCGGTGCTCACCGCCGGGCTCCTCGCGGCCACGGCGGCCCTCCCGAAGAACATCACGACGCACTACGCCCGCACCCACTGGATACCGGCGACGGCGGCGGACGTCCGCCCCCAGTACGAACTGGGTCTCGGCACGGGCACACTCGACCTGAGCAAGATCGACATCGGCAAGGGCCGGACGCTGGAGACCAGCGCCGAGGCCGGCGCGGGTGACCTCAGAGTGATCGTGCCGAAGGACGCCACCGTGCGGCTGCACGCGGAAGTAGGCGTCGGCGACATCGTGTTGCCGAACGACAAGGGCAAGGATCTGGACATCGCGCCGGGCCGGGAGAAGAAGGTGACGCTGAAGCCGCCCACCGGTGGCAAGGACGGCGGCACGCTCGATCTGCGGCTCGAAGTGGGCGTCGGACAAGCGAAGGTGACCCGTGCTACGTCATGA
- a CDS encoding DoxX family protein — protein sequence MAHGMRTDSHTGYRRRDDWRQSATRYALLPLRIFLGVTFIYAGLDKLTDSAFMRADGVGSIGATMEGVREISAIPALVDLSLKNPVGFGYAIALGELVVGIGTLLGLFARVAALGGALISLSLWLTVSWAEEPYYYGNDLAYLMAWLPLVLAGASVLSVDAMLAARRGEPWDSAKPQVRGRR from the coding sequence ATGGCTCACGGCATGCGGACGGACAGCCACACCGGATACCGACGGCGGGACGACTGGCGGCAGTCCGCCACCCGCTATGCCCTGCTGCCTCTGCGGATCTTCCTCGGCGTCACCTTCATCTACGCCGGCCTGGACAAACTCACGGACAGCGCCTTCATGCGCGCCGACGGAGTCGGCTCGATCGGCGCGACGATGGAGGGCGTCCGCGAGATCTCCGCGATCCCCGCTCTGGTCGACCTCTCCCTCAAGAACCCCGTCGGCTTCGGCTACGCCATCGCCCTAGGTGAACTGGTCGTCGGCATCGGCACCCTGCTCGGCCTGTTCGCCCGCGTCGCCGCTCTGGGCGGTGCGCTGATCTCGCTCAGCCTGTGGCTGACCGTCAGCTGGGCCGAGGAGCCCTACTACTACGGCAACGACCTGGCGTACCTGATGGCATGGCTGCCGCTGGTGCTCGCCGGGGCCTCCGTCCTCTCCGTGGACGCCATGCTCGCCGCCCGCCGAGGGGAGCCCTGGGACTCCGCCAAGCCCCAGGTGCGCGGCCGCCGATGA
- a CDS encoding response regulator transcription factor, with protein MSDATEAGEPAEPTGSDEGGAGGRHVRVVLVDDHRMFRTGVQAEIGRTEITGVEVVGEAADVDQAVTVITAARPEVVLLDVHLPGGGGVEVLRRCAPLMSDAENPVRFLALSVSDAAEDVIGVIRGGARGYVTKTITGTDLVDSIFRVQDGDAVFSPRLAGFVLDAFASTDAPPVDEDLDRLTQREREVLRLIARGYAYKEIAKQLYISVKTVESHVSAVLRKLQLSNRHELTRWATARRLV; from the coding sequence ATGAGCGACGCGACCGAGGCGGGGGAACCCGCGGAGCCGACCGGGTCGGACGAAGGCGGTGCGGGCGGGCGTCATGTGCGAGTCGTCCTGGTCGACGACCACCGGATGTTCCGCACCGGGGTGCAGGCGGAGATCGGCCGGACCGAGATCACGGGCGTCGAGGTGGTCGGTGAGGCCGCCGACGTCGACCAGGCGGTCACGGTCATCACGGCCGCGCGCCCCGAGGTCGTCCTCCTCGACGTGCACCTTCCGGGGGGTGGCGGCGTGGAAGTGCTGCGTCGCTGCGCGCCGTTGATGTCCGACGCGGAGAACCCCGTGCGCTTCCTGGCGCTCTCGGTGTCCGACGCCGCCGAGGACGTCATCGGTGTCATCCGGGGTGGTGCCCGCGGCTATGTCACCAAGACCATCACCGGCACCGACCTGGTGGATTCGATCTTCCGTGTGCAGGACGGCGACGCGGTGTTCTCGCCGCGGCTGGCGGGTTTCGTGCTGGACGCCTTCGCCTCCACCGACGCGCCCCCGGTCGACGAGGACCTGGACCGGCTCACGCAGCGCGAGCGGGAGGTCCTGCGGCTCATCGCGCGCGGGTACGCGTACAAGGAGATCGCCAAGCAGCTCTACATCTCCGTGAAGACGGTCGAGTCGCATGTCTCGGCCGTCCTGCGGAAGCTCCAGTTGTCCAACCGCCATGAGCTGACGCGGTGGGCGACGGCGCGACGGCTGGTCTGA
- a CDS encoding ATP-binding protein yields the protein MPEAAAPPLDDVRPLRKLYRSGDGRWLGGVARGLAGHLGLPVIWVRLVFVGLFTADGLGALLYAAFWFFVPLGIGGVDAERPPAAVTSETSADGRRRLVARKPDKGQIVALLAMVVVSMVFVGNVNLDGSTKAYVVPTLLVAAGVALVWRQADNARRARWMAVGRRRRTLTLARSAAGVLLVGAGVTGIFVLQGSAAHLGAVLQAALAVLVGIALLAGPYLVRMAQDLSEERLMRIRAQERAEVAAHVHDSVLHTLTLIQRNAESPGEVRRLARAQERDLRAWLYKPEGNGKDEDEEPDTLAEAVRHSAAEVEDKHGVPIEVVVVGDCPLDDRLTAQMQAAREAMVNAAKYGGEGGAVQVFAEVEGETVFVSVRDRGPGFDLDAVPDDRMGVRESIIGRMQRNGGTARLRAVPGGGTEVELEMERTATT from the coding sequence ATGCCGGAAGCCGCCGCACCTCCCCTCGACGACGTCCGACCGCTGCGCAAGCTCTACCGCAGCGGTGACGGGCGTTGGCTCGGCGGTGTCGCACGCGGTCTCGCGGGACACCTCGGACTGCCCGTGATCTGGGTCAGGCTCGTCTTCGTCGGCCTGTTCACGGCGGACGGCCTCGGCGCTCTGCTGTACGCGGCGTTCTGGTTCTTCGTCCCGCTCGGTATCGGCGGTGTCGACGCCGAGCGGCCACCCGCGGCCGTCACGAGCGAGACATCGGCCGACGGCCGCCGCAGACTCGTGGCCCGCAAGCCGGACAAGGGACAGATCGTCGCGCTCCTCGCGATGGTCGTCGTCTCCATGGTCTTCGTCGGCAACGTGAACCTGGACGGCTCGACCAAGGCGTATGTCGTCCCGACCCTGCTCGTCGCCGCGGGCGTCGCCCTGGTCTGGCGGCAGGCCGACAACGCCCGCCGGGCCCGCTGGATGGCCGTGGGCAGACGCAGACGCACCCTGACGCTCGCCCGCTCGGCCGCCGGTGTCCTCCTGGTCGGCGCCGGGGTGACCGGCATCTTCGTGCTCCAGGGCTCCGCCGCCCACCTGGGCGCCGTGCTCCAGGCCGCCCTCGCCGTGCTCGTCGGCATCGCGCTCCTCGCCGGCCCCTATCTCGTCCGCATGGCGCAGGATCTCTCCGAGGAGCGGTTGATGCGCATCCGTGCCCAGGAGAGAGCCGAGGTCGCCGCCCATGTCCATGACTCCGTGCTGCACACCCTCACCCTGATCCAGCGCAACGCGGAGAGCCCGGGCGAGGTGCGCCGCCTCGCCCGGGCCCAGGAGCGTGACCTGCGGGCCTGGCTCTACAAACCCGAGGGCAACGGCAAGGACGAGGACGAGGAGCCCGACACCCTCGCCGAAGCGGTGCGCCACAGCGCGGCGGAGGTCGAGGACAAGCACGGCGTCCCGATCGAGGTCGTCGTCGTCGGCGACTGCCCGCTCGACGACCGCCTGACCGCGCAGATGCAGGCCGCGAGGGAGGCCATGGTGAACGCCGCCAAGTACGGTGGCGAGGGCGGTGCGGTGCAGGTCTTCGCCGAAGTCGAGGGAGAGACGGTGTTCGTGTCCGTCCGGGACCGCGGCCCCGGATTCGACCTGGACGCGGTACCGGACGACCGCATGGGCGTACGAGAATCGATCATCGGCCGCATGCAGCGCAACGGCGGCACGGCGCGACTGCGCGCGGTGCCGGGTGGCGGCACGGAAGTCGAGCTGGAGATGGAGAGGACGGCGACGACATGA